The sequence CGTTGCCCACCCCGCCGGGCCGATGATCCCCCTGGTCTCCGAGCGGGCGATCCCCGGCCAGGTGATCGTGTCGACCGACGGCAAGCGGTTCACCAACGAGGCCTCGCCCTACGTCAACTTCGTCCACGACCAGCTCGAGGGCAAGCACCTCGAGGCCTGGTGCGTGATGGACTCGCGGGCCCGGTCTCGCTACCCGTTCGCGCAGGTCCTGCCGGGGGCGGCGTTCCCCCGGGCGTTCTATGACGCCGGCACGGTCCACCGGGCCGAGAGCCTGCGCGAGCTCGCCCGCTCGACCGGCGTGCACGAGGACAACCTCGTGGCCACGGTCGAGCGATTCAACGGGTTCGCCCGGACCGGTGTGGACGCCGACTTCGGTCGCGGGGCGTCGGCATACGACCGCTACTACGGTGACCCCAACCTGCCGAACCCCAACCTGGACGTCATCGACAAGGCGCCCTTCTATGCGTTCCGCATCGAGATCGGTGACCTGGGGACCAAGGGTGGCCTGGTCTGCGACGAGCACAGCCGGGTGCTGCGCGACGACGGGTCGGTCATCGACGGCCTCTATGCCACGGGCAACGCGAGCGCCTCGGTCATGGCCAACGAATACGCCGGGCCCGGCGCCACCATCGGACCCTCCATCGTCTTCGGCTACGTCGCCGCGCGCGACGCCGGCCGTCGGGCAGGGGTCACCACGGGCGTTGCCGGGCGGGTCGGCTGAGCCATGGCCACCGTCCGCGTCGTCGAGGTCATCCGCGAGACCGCGGACGCCCACTCGCTCGTGCTCGAGCACCTCGGCGGCGAGCGGTTCGACTACCGACCCGGACAGTTCCTCACCGTCCGGGTGCCCTCGGAGCGGCCCGGGGGAGCGGCGCGGTGCTATTCGCTGTGCTCCTCGCCGGTGCGTGACGACGCGCTCAAGGTGACCGTCAAGCGCACCCGCGACGGCTTTGCCTCCAACTGGTTGTGCGACAACGTCGTCGTCGGCTGCGAGCTCGAGGTGCTGCCCCCTGCGGGCACCTTCGTGCCCCGCGACCTCGACGGCGACTTCCTGCTCCTCGCCGGCGGCAGCGGGATCACCCCGGTCCTGTCCATCCTCAAGTCGGCGCTGCACGCCGGCCACGGCCGGGTCGCGCTGGTCTATGCCAACCGCGACGAGGCATCGGTCATCTTCCGCGACGAGCTGGTCGCGCTTGCCGCGGAGTTCGGTGGCCGACTCGTCGTGGTGCACTGGCTCGAGTCGGTGCAGGGACGACCGACCGAGGCCTCGTTGCGGGGGCTGCTGGCGCCGTACGACGACCGCGAGGCCTTCGTCTGCGGTCCCGGACCCTTCATGGACCTCGCCACCGAGACCCTGGCCGGGCTGGGGGTGCCGCGCGAGCGGGTGCACCAGGAGGTGTTCACCTCGCTTGCGGGCGACCCCTTCGCCACGGTCGAGCTGCCGACGGACGCCGCGGGCGGGTCCGGTGGGGAGGTCGCCGAGGTCGTGGTCGAGCTCGACGGGGACGTCACGTCCCACGCCTGGCCCGCAGGCGCCAAGCTGCTCGACGTCCTGCTCGCAGCGGGCCGCCCGGCACCCTTCTCCTGCAGGGAGGGCGCCTGCAGCGCCTGCGCGTGCGTGCTGCAGGAGGGGACCGTCGAGCTCGAGCGCAACGAGGTCCTCGACGCCGCCGACCTGGCCGAGGGGCTCATCCTGTCCTGCCAGGCGCGGCCCACCTCGGCTGTGGTCAAGGTGTCCTACGACGTCTGAGGGGCCTCCCGGTGACCGGGAACGGGACAGCGCCGACCAGCGCAGCGGTGACAGCGTGGCGGTCGAGACTTCCAGGAGGCGTCATGACCAATCCCGCACTCGCAGCCGTCGAAGAACGAGCCGAGGAGATCGCCGCGCTCGCCGAGTCGAACGAGCAGCTCGGCCGGCTCGACGACGCGGCCGCCAAGCTGCTCCGCGACACCGGTGTGATCCGGATGCTCCAGCCCAAGGCGTACGGCGGCGCTGAGGCCCACCCGCGCGACTTCGCCGAGACCGTCATGCGGATCGCCTCGATCGACGGCTCGACCGGCTGGGTGGCCGGCATCGTCGGCGTCCATCCGTGGGAGATGGCGATGTGCGACAAGGACGTGCAGGAGGAGATTTGGGGTCAGGACAACGACACCTGGATCGCGTCCCCCTATGCGCCGATGGGCATCCTCAAGCCCGTCGACGGGGGCTATGTCTTCAACGGCCGCTGGCAGTTCTCCTCGGGCACCGACCACTGCGACTGGATCTTCCTCGGGGCCTTCCTCGGTGACGCGGAGGGCGAGCGGGTCATGCCGCCGCAGAACTACCACGTGATCCTGCCGCGTGCGGACTACGAGATCGTCGAGGACTCGTGGGACGTCGTCGGGCTGCGCGGCACCGGCTCCAAGGACATCATCGTCAAGGACGCCTTCATCCCCGAGAACCGGGTTGTCGCGTTCTCGAAGTTCCTCGACGGCTCGCAGCCGCGCGAGGCCGGGCTGACCAGCCCGACCTACCACATCCCCTTCACCACGGCCTTCCCGTTGGGCATCACGAGCGCCGTGATCGGCATCGCGGAGGGCGCCCTCGCCGCGCACCTGGCCTACCAGCGGACGCGGGTCCAGATCACCGGCACCCGCGTCACCGACGACCCCTACGTGCTCTATGCGATCGGTGCCGCCGCTGAGGAGATCAAGGCCTCGCGCACGGCCATGCTCGACAACGTCTGCCGGTTCTACGACGCCGCGGAGGCGGGGCGCGAGATCACCTTCGCCGAGCGGGCGGCGTCGCGCCGTACGCAGGTGGCAGCGGCCTGGCGGTCCGTGCGCGCCATGGACGAGGTGGTCGCCCGCTCGGGTGGCAACGGCCTGCGGATGGACAACCCGATCCAGCGGTTCTGGCGCGACGGCCACATGGGCCTGGCGCATGCGATCCACGTCCCGGGCTCGGTCTTCCACGCGTCGGCGCTGACCGACATCGGGGTCACCCCGCCGCCCGGCCCCATGCTCTCGATGATCTGAAGGAGAACACTCAATGACCGACATCCGCGGGCTCGGCTACCTCCGGGTCCAGACCACCGACGTCCCCCGCTGGCGCGAGCTGACGGTCGAGGCGCTCGGGCTGGCCGAGACCACCGGCCCGGTCGAGGACGGCCTCTACCTGCGCATGGACGAGCGCGAGTCGCGACTCGCCGTCCTGCCCGGCGACACCGACCGCGTGCTCGCCGTCGGCTGGGAGGTCCGCGACCAGTTCGCCCTGTCCCGGGTCGGGCGTGACGTCGAGGCCGCCGGCTTCGGGGTCAAGCAGCTCAGCGCGAGCGAGTGCCACGAGCGCCGGGTGGAGGCCGCCATCTACTTCGACGACCCGGCCGGCACGCCGGTGGAGGTGTTCTTCGGCCCGGTCCTCGACCACGACCCGGTTCGCACGCGCTGGACCCAGCGGTTCGTCACCGGCGACCAGGGCCTGGGCCACGTCGTGCTGCCGACGACCGCCATGGACGAGACCGTGGCGTTCTACACCGAGGTGCTCGGCTTCCTGCCCCGCGGCGCGATCCGTCTCGGCGGTCCGGCCACGGACGGCCCCGTGCGACGGGTCCGGTTCATGGGGGTCAACCAGCGCCACCACAGCCTCGCCGTCTGCCCCGCCCCGCACGGCGAGGCGCCCGGTCTGGTGCACCTGATGATGGAGGTCGACTCGCTCGACGCCGTCGGTCGGGCGCTCGACGAGGTCAACCGTCGTGGGTTCTCGTTGTCGTCCACGCTGGGCCGTCACACCAACGACAAGATGGTGTCGTTCTACGTGCGGGCGCCCGGCGGCTGGGACCTCGAGCTCGGCACCGAGGG comes from Nocardioides piscis and encodes:
- a CDS encoding VOC family protein yields the protein MTDIRGLGYLRVQTTDVPRWRELTVEALGLAETTGPVEDGLYLRMDERESRLAVLPGDTDRVLAVGWEVRDQFALSRVGRDVEAAGFGVKQLSASECHERRVEAAIYFDDPAGTPVEVFFGPVLDHDPVRTRWTQRFVTGDQGLGHVVLPTTAMDETVAFYTEVLGFLPRGAIRLGGPATDGPVRRVRFMGVNQRHHSLAVCPAPHGEAPGLVHLMMEVDSLDAVGRALDEVNRRGFSLSSTLGRHTNDKMVSFYVRAPGGWDLELGTEGMLVDESYYTAEEITADSYWGHDWSGSEPLAAFATP
- a CDS encoding 2Fe-2S iron-sulfur cluster-binding protein, which codes for MATVRVVEVIRETADAHSLVLEHLGGERFDYRPGQFLTVRVPSERPGGAARCYSLCSSPVRDDALKVTVKRTRDGFASNWLCDNVVVGCELEVLPPAGTFVPRDLDGDFLLLAGGSGITPVLSILKSALHAGHGRVALVYANRDEASVIFRDELVALAAEFGGRLVVVHWLESVQGRPTEASLRGLLAPYDDREAFVCGPGPFMDLATETLAGLGVPRERVHQEVFTSLAGDPFATVELPTDAAGGSGGEVAEVVVELDGDVTSHAWPAGAKLLDVLLAAGRPAPFSCREGACSACACVLQEGTVELERNEVLDAADLAEGLILSCQARPTSAVVKVSYDV
- a CDS encoding acyl-CoA dehydrogenase family protein is translated as MTNPALAAVEERAEEIAALAESNEQLGRLDDAAAKLLRDTGVIRMLQPKAYGGAEAHPRDFAETVMRIASIDGSTGWVAGIVGVHPWEMAMCDKDVQEEIWGQDNDTWIASPYAPMGILKPVDGGYVFNGRWQFSSGTDHCDWIFLGAFLGDAEGERVMPPQNYHVILPRADYEIVEDSWDVVGLRGTGSKDIIVKDAFIPENRVVAFSKFLDGSQPREAGLTSPTYHIPFTTAFPLGITSAVIGIAEGALAAHLAYQRTRVQITGTRVTDDPYVLYAIGAAAEEIKASRTAMLDNVCRFYDAAEAGREITFAERAASRRTQVAAAWRSVRAMDEVVARSGGNGLRMDNPIQRFWRDGHMGLAHAIHVPGSVFHASALTDIGVTPPPGPMLSMI